Proteins encoded within one genomic window of Pedobacter africanus:
- a CDS encoding FecR family protein, translating into MKQFETNEELIYALIIDDLDGAITPSDKVFLYQWRSAAAENENTYQDFLSVQLNMDKLYQRDRSDVENSWKALDKKIVQKLQAQQFPQKGRSIRFWFSAAAAAMILLSLTYYFINDSRYVVVSTANHTAITRVVLPDGTEVSLNAGTTIKYLKHDFVKHRKLELKTGEVFIHVAPHNDSRFSVDLGDVTAEDIGTSFNVVKNDKKVSVIVEEGKVALKHLQLDRSVMLSAGKLGVYDIGTQALAVADNPNVNYKAWLDRKFIFKEISVVQAAEQLEKAYQVPVRVKDESLKNRKLTASLHYQTLDSALAVISASLQCKVTKEKNRYVLSDH; encoded by the coding sequence ATGAAACAATTTGAAACAAACGAAGAATTGATATATGCCCTGATCATAGATGATCTGGATGGGGCAATTACACCTTCGGACAAGGTTTTCCTGTATCAATGGAGGTCTGCTGCCGCTGAAAATGAAAATACCTATCAGGACTTTTTAAGCGTTCAGCTGAATATGGATAAGTTGTACCAAAGAGACAGGTCTGATGTAGAGAATTCCTGGAAGGCCCTGGACAAGAAGATCGTACAGAAGCTGCAAGCTCAGCAGTTTCCACAAAAAGGGCGAAGTATCCGCTTTTGGTTCTCAGCTGCAGCTGCGGCGATGATACTTTTGTCGCTGACTTATTATTTCATAAATGACAGCAGGTATGTCGTTGTTTCTACAGCAAATCATACTGCAATTACCCGTGTTGTTTTGCCCGACGGTACGGAAGTGAGCCTCAATGCAGGAACAACCATCAAATACCTTAAACACGATTTTGTAAAACATAGAAAACTGGAACTGAAAACCGGAGAGGTCTTTATTCATGTTGCCCCGCACAATGATTCACGGTTTAGTGTTGACCTGGGGGATGTGACAGCTGAGGATATTGGCACAAGTTTTAACGTGGTCAAAAATGATAAAAAAGTAAGCGTTATTGTGGAAGAAGGGAAAGTTGCCCTTAAGCATTTACAACTGGACAGGAGCGTAATGCTAAGCGCCGGAAAACTCGGTGTTTATGACATCGGTACCCAGGCACTTGCGGTAGCCGACAATCCGAATGTCAATTACAAGGCCTGGCTTGACAGGAAGTTTATTTTTAAGGAAATCTCTGTCGTGCAGGCTGCGGAACAGCTGGAAAAAGCCTATCAGGTACCGGTCAGGGTTAAAGATGAATCTTTAAAAAACCGAAAGCTAACGGCCAGCCTGCATTATCAAACTTTGGATAGCGCTCTTGCAGTAATTTCTGCATCTTTGCAGTGCAAGGTAACCAAAGAGAAAAACAGGTATGTTTTATCAGACCATTAA
- a CDS encoding RNA polymerase sigma factor: MGQVGFKDEDRHLLDAIVQQDRQQFEVLYKKYYQQLFAIALRYVEHTQVAEEIVHDVFITIWDKAAYLNIQHSVKGYLFKSIVNSALNYIKKNKSDAKKQLQYLSVSDTENVVQYQDDEADEAMLNALEEALKLLPDKCRQVMYLSRFGKLKQQEIADQMDISIKTVKNHLTYGFQKLREHLEKRKQMIISILILLNILTQK; the protein is encoded by the coding sequence ATGGGGCAGGTGGGCTTTAAGGATGAAGACAGGCATTTGCTGGATGCAATTGTACAGCAAGACAGGCAGCAATTTGAAGTGTTGTATAAAAAATATTATCAGCAACTGTTCGCCATTGCCCTGAGATATGTTGAACATACACAGGTGGCAGAGGAAATTGTACATGATGTATTCATCACCATATGGGATAAAGCGGCGTATTTAAATATTCAGCATTCGGTGAAAGGTTACCTGTTTAAATCTATTGTGAACTCGGCGCTAAACTATATAAAAAAAAATAAGTCAGATGCTAAAAAACAATTACAGTATCTGTCGGTAAGCGATACAGAAAATGTGGTACAGTACCAGGATGATGAAGCCGATGAAGCGATGTTAAATGCTTTGGAAGAAGCGTTGAAGCTGCTTCCCGATAAATGCAGACAGGTAATGTACCTTAGCCGGTTCGGAAAATTGAAACAACAGGAAATTGCCGATCAGATGGATATCTCGATAAAAACAGTTAAAAACCATCTAACCTATGGTTTTCAGAAACTAAGGGAGCACCTGGAAAAACGAAAACAAATGATAATTTCTATTTTAATACTCTTAAATATATTAACGCAAAAATGA
- a CDS encoding CHRD domain-containing protein, protein MSKIIRGMAGIIVAAGLFFGTGCKKQEGSEDTRIKPPVRTYVVTARIDKKGTNSNSEGTAVLKGTYDEGTKELNYTLEYKDLVPQLITLRSGAKGSVGTLVKELYVNTAEKAAPLTVKGGFTLTSLQERNLLKGQWFVAIGTLTLNPEISGILTLKQK, encoded by the coding sequence ATGAGCAAGATCATCAGGGGCATGGCAGGAATAATTGTGGCTGCCGGTCTTTTTTTTGGGACAGGCTGTAAGAAGCAAGAGGGATCGGAAGATACGCGGATTAAACCTCCCGTCAGGACTTATGTGGTAACGGCAAGGATAGATAAAAAAGGTACCAACAGCAATTCTGAGGGAACCGCTGTGCTAAAGGGTACTTATGATGAGGGAACAAAGGAATTGAATTATACACTTGAATATAAAGATCTGGTACCTCAATTAATTACCCTCAGAAGCGGAGCCAAAGGTTCTGTGGGAACTTTGGTAAAAGAGCTGTATGTGAATACAGCTGAAAAGGCAGCTCCTTTAACGGTAAAAGGGGGATTTACCTTAACCTCTTTGCAGGAAAGGAATTTGCTGAAAGGGCAGTGGTTTGTTGCTATTGGTACTTTGACATTAAATCCTGAGATATCGGGGATACTTACACTGAAGCAAAAGTAG